GCAGCGAAGGCCTCGTTGAGCGACTGGGTGCGCTGGCGCTCGCGCACGTTGGCCAGGATGCGCTGGCTCTGCAGCTCCTCGAAGGACTGCGCGCTCGGGCTGCCCTTCTTGCCGCGCTTGCCCGGGGTCGGGCTGCCATCTTCGCTCGATTTCTTGCTGTAGCGCCGCTTCCGGCCGAAGCGCTTGGGCTGCCGCTCCAGCTCTTCCTCGCTGGTGCCCAGACTGTCCACGGGGGACACCGGCGAGCTGGAGCCCTCCTCCATGGCGCCCGCCCGGCGCGCGTGGGGCTGGGGGGCGCCGAGCGCACGCCACTGGCCAAGCCCGCAGCCGCGGAGCACAGGCTCCCGGGTCGCTCGCAAAGGCTCTGATTTCGAGGCCGGCTTGTGCAAAACCGAGGTCTCCGGGAGAGGAAGTTATTCTAACTTTTTTGGAAACTCTATCCCGGCTGGGTTGCTAAATAGCTGTCAGGAGCGAGGGCGGCGCGCTGATTGGCCATCGTGGCCAGGGGCAGGACAAGTTCTGGGGCCTTCGCCGGCCGCCCCCGCCCCCCCGGGGCGGCACTTTCAGTTTTGTCTCCTCTTTTTTCGGCCCTGACTGTAGCCCGCATCTCCGAGGCCAGGTCCGCGCGCATAGCCTGCGCTCCTACCCCAGGCGCGGGCCGCTAATCAGCGGTGCTGACCCCTGGGTTCAATGGTGCTTGCCTTTGTCTGAGTCTCCTGGAGCAGATTTGGCCCTGCCAGGGTGCAGGGTCTCTGCGAGGGGTGGAGGAGGCGAGTCCCAAGCCCAGATGTGCTCCGCGGACCAAGGACGCAGCTGGGAGCCTCTTGGGGCGCGCCGAGACCTCGGCGTCTGCAACGCGATCCTGCCCGCAGCGAGTCGAGTGGAACTGTGCAGGCAAAGAACCACGACCCGGGGCAGGGCAGATACTCGCCTGTGGGcagagatgccccccccccaaaaaaaccccgcCAGGATTTCGCCTCTAGGATCCATAGAGACGCCGCCCGGCTCGGGCCAGAAGAACCTTTTTCAATCCCGATTTTCTGGGGGTACTTCAGCGCGGACACGTTTTCAGAACCTGCCCCCTAAATGCTTCATAGCTTAGGTACCACAGCGAGCCTCTGCGGGAGCGCCTATGTGCCCGCTGTGCCTGCCTACCTGACCTGGCCCTGAGTGCTGGATTCCGGTTTGGggttcagcctcagcctcagtacTCTGCATCGTTTGCAGGCGGATGGTGGGCCCAGAACACTGAGTCTAGGGAGAGGCTGAACCTGTCTGAAGCCCCCTGCCCTGGGCACTGAtgggcaggggaggagggctcAGGATTGCAGAACGTTGGGCCAGGCCTTGGTGAACAGACATCATGGACCCAGGCCTTTCGCCATCTGGACTCTGAGCTCTGAGCGCTGAGGCAGCCAGCGCGTTTGAAGTGCGAGGGGTCTCTTTGTTCGCCAGGCCGCTGGAGCTGAGGCCTGGAGGTGGTTTACAGCTTCCTTGCCTTTGAACCTATTCCCAGGTGACCAGCGCTCAACTAGGCCGGGCTTGAGCATGGCTGTCAGAGAAGCCCCGTGATCAAGGGCTGACTAGGTTCTATTGAAGTTGAACCTGAGGCCAGAGACTGCTCAGCCCCAGCGGCTCCTGGGGGCAGTGGGGAGGGCCCCGATGTGGGGCCCACGGGCTGAGACCACTGTCTAGGGAGCTGGAAGGAGGGCTGTGTATACCACTTCTTGTCCCCTCTCCAAAGGCCTGGGTTCTCCACATTTGGGGCCATGCAACACCCACCACTGGAACAATGCTCTGTGGGGTGGAGGCCCACTCACGGAGGACTGTCACAGCACTATATCCAGCTCCTTAACATTCCTAGGCTTTAGAAGGATAGTTAAAGGTCTCCTTCAGTCGCAGTGCCCAGCGCCAGGTTGACTTGCCTTCTGGGAAGGCCAGATTTTATCCAATGCCTCTTtccttcatcttttaaaaattcaaaattactTTAAGGAGCCAAAGAAAGCACCCAGATCCCAgcttcctgcctgcctgggaCGGCCTTTCCCGGGACTTCCGGGTGGAAGGCGTTGTCGGGTGCTCGGGTGCAGGCAAGCTGGGTCACTTTTATTACCCTGTATCTCTCGGGGTGAGGAGTGTCCTGACCTGGACCTCCTTTAAGGCCcagcttaaataaataaatcaggtgATACTGTCCTCCCTCTATAACCAAAGGGTGTTTTTCCAACAGAAGCCTCTGGTACCCagcccagccccctccctccttcttgtgtctgtgtttctctttctcactgtcttctcctctcccctcctcccttcctccaccgGGCAGAGGTCATAgttgagagggaaaggaaaacagCCAAGAAGCCTGGTAGGTCTCAAGCTGCCGGCTGGGTTCAGccagaggatgggggtggggacattgCATGGAACACAGAGCTGCCACTCAGGATGGGGGCTCCCCTTTGCATAGGACAGTGGTTCTCCGCCTTCCTGATTcttcgaccctttaatacagatgTTCATGTTATGATGACCCCCTACCCCACCATACAATTAtgtcattgctactttgtaactgtagttttgctactgttatgaatagtaatataagcatctgatatgcaggataacTGATATGTGGAccgctccctcccccccccacacacacacagagacaaagggtcgagacccacaggttgagaaccattgaccTAGGAACTTGTGTGGAAGATTTTGCCTGAGGCTACTATGGCGGGCAGTTGTGAATTCCCAGCCACTGGCTCACTTAGATCTTTGCTCCTCTTCAGGGTTGctcttttctattttaaacacTTTTAACAAAGCAAAAGTGTAAGTAAGGAGCCTGAGAAAAACTCTTGCTGCTGGTGGAATTTggaacacctctctctctctctctctctctgacattgTCTTagttgaaacttaaaaataaggcacaggcacacaccagAGTCTCTCCAATGCTATGAATGGGATGGTGGGAAGGCGGCATGCAGCCTTCTTGTCTCTTCAGGTTTTTTGAAATAAAGCACTGATGAAAAAAAATGAGCCAGTCTGGGAAATAATACTCTGGTTATTGATattgcctgattttttttcttttaaaaaccaagTCATTAATAAGGCCAATAAAACCAAAGTATTAATAACACAGGAAcaaaatgtgtttgtgtgcggGTATCCACCAGACCACCCAGGCTCACTCAGACGTGTGTGAAATATCACGCAATAAGAGTCCATGGGCACACATGCAGTTCTTGGTATATTTATTCATTATCGATGTGGAAAATCATGTCAACACTTCTTTTTGTATATGTAAAAAATGTGTGCTTTGTTTCACAGGACTTcaatttattaaacaaaaatatggCCTGGAGTTCTGAAAGTTTCTTCTATTGCCTGCTCTCTTTCAGCCAATGCTTTCTGCTTTCACAGTGACCTTGATGGTTGCTGGCCCAGTGTTAGCGGCATCATTGATGCTGTCACCCGGGGATGGTCTTCAATGCTGGGACACTGTTGGACAATTCTTGAGCTTTATTAGGATAATAAAATGTGTGCTTGATACTCAGtaaattccccccccccacattcccCCTGAAGCTATATAAAGAGcaataaatgtatacatttaaatGTAACTGCAAGTTGCAGGTAAAGTGAGCACACCTGTGGGCTCCTGCTGACTTTGAGACGTGAGATCAGATTTTGAACAGAGCTACTGTGTGTCTGGGCTGGGGGAGCTGGTGGCTCGTTACCTTCTCTTGAGTTGAGAGAGGCAAAGAAGCTTCAGCAGGTGACAGAAGCCAGTATTTGTGTAAAAACAGGATCTGTGGCATTTATCCACAGGCTACTATATAGTATTCTTTCTATACCCTTGCCCCTGGCAGTAGCTCACCAGGGACTTGCACAGCAGGAGAACTTGAGCACTTTCCTTTATGAATCACTGTTAGACATCGAGGGCACTGAATGTGGCACCTTGTCTACAGGGGCACTAATTCCACTAAGAGGCAGGCTCTTTAGAATGATACCAAGCTGGTAGCTCATCTCTGAAAACTGCAGGAGTCATTGGAATTACTTTGCTGCATGTTAGAGCTATTTGGGTATCACACTGTTCGCTTATTAACAATGCTGTGTCACGGTTGGTGCCCTTCCTAGCTGGATTTGCATCATCCAGAACCTTCCCCGAGAGAGCGTCTGCCGGGCCAGAGAGTTTATTTGTTCCTCACCCTAAAAATTCCAGGTTGGAGAAAGTCCCACTGTGAATGATCAGCTCCTATGGAGGAACCTGGCAAGTTCCCGAAAGTGATAGAGCCCTAGAGCTGACCCCCTGCCTCCATTACAGCAGCCA
The Apodemus sylvaticus chromosome 9, mApoSyl1.1, whole genome shotgun sequence DNA segment above includes these coding regions:
- the Twist2 gene encoding twist-related protein 2, whose product is MEEGSSSPVSPVDSLGTSEEELERQPKRFGRKRRYSKKSSEDGSPTPGKRGKKGSPSAQSFEELQSQRILANVRERQRTQSLNEAFAALRKIIPTLPSDKLSKIQTLKLAARYIDFLYQVLQSDEMDNKMTSCSYVAHERLSYAFSVWRMEGAWSMSASH